In one window of Brachyhypopomus gauderio isolate BG-103 chromosome 16, BGAUD_0.2, whole genome shotgun sequence DNA:
- the LOC143477539 gene encoding macrophage mannose receptor 1-like, translated as MFSILLLSGLWLLSACLPRHYHFVNQSMTWSEAQSFCRHTHTDLATVDNTEDMNRLLESSNSNYTGSAWIGLHDDVKNSWRWSLEDPQFYKEGERDFRKWITAMSGLSGREPFCVLFYSSTWYIFPCDNTVSFVCFDGSEKPSESLILISDEKNWTEAQNYCREHHTDLASIRNQDENSRIASIVGASFVWIGLYRTRTWSDHSNSSFRYWKTEDVYSELEDLGPSCTAVSLGDDGMWTDESCNITLPFICYSVKPTAFLHHYHFVNESMTWSEAQSFCRHTHTDLATVDNMEDMNRLLESSNSNYTGSAWIGLHDDVKNSWRWSLEDPQFYKEGERDFRKWLEYPRNEEGNDYCGLMLYESQSMYNEKWVDRPCSEERPFVCYDGRKNATATYVPVSEPKNWTDAQSYCREHYLDLASVRNPEENKEIFQRTSESIQIKLWHGIWGVWIGIYRNLTWSDQSKSSFTFWKPGEPDNGKDSVLDFLDQHCTAVSFGKSGEWTDENCLTALPFICYSYSYTAGATVKPLPTSASELTREVINTTRPHATPNTETSPEVINPDPPTSTTYSDLKPPGHVVILNVKVNAQKDLSTTYIEEVVLERLQEELNRLDIQHEFTLHVKSIYKITP; from the exons ATGTTTTCCATCCTACTATTATCAG GGCTCTGGCTTCTCTCTGCCTGCCTTCCTCGCCACTACCACTTTGTGAATCAGTCTATGACGTGGTCTGAGGCCCAGAGCTtctgcagacacactcacactgacctGGCCACAGTGGACAACACGGAGGACATGAACAGACTGCTGGAGTCCAGCAACAGCAATTATACTGGATCCGCATGGATCGGACTGCATGATGATGTGAAGAACAGCTGGAGATGGTCCCTGGAAGACCCGCAGTTCtacaaggagggagagagagacttcaGGAAATGGATCACAGCGATGTCGGGTCTTTCTGGAAGAGAGCCTTTCTGTGTGCTGTTTTACAGTAGTACATGGTACATTTTCCCCTGTGATAACACCGTCTCATTTGTTTGCTTTGATG GAAGCGAAAAGCCCAGTGAGAGTTTGATTCTTATATCTGATGAAAAAAACTGGACGGAAGCTCAGAATTACTGCAGAGAACATCACACCGACCTGGCAAGCATCAGGAACCAGGACGAGAACTCCAGAATCGCCAGCATAGTGGGAGCGAGTTTTGTATGGATCGGGCTGTACAGGACCAGAACATGGTCAGATCATAGCAACTCATCTTTCAGGTACTGGAAAACAGAAGACGTATACTCAGAGTTAGAGGATCTGGGTCCGTCCTGCACTGCTGTGAGCCTCGGAGATGATGGCATGTGGACTGATGAGAGCTGTAACATTACTCTCCCGTTCATCTGCTACTCAG TAAAGCCAACGGCTTTCCTTCATCACTACCACTTTGTGAATGAGTCTATGACGTGGTCTGAGGCCCAGAGCTtctgcagacacactcacactgacctGGCCACAGTGGACAACATGGAGGACATGAACAGACTGCTGGAGTCCAGCAACAGCAATTATACTGGATCCGCATGGATCGGACTGCATGATGATGTGAAGAACAGCTGGAGATGGTCCCTGGAAGACCCGCAGTTCtacaaggagggagagagagacttcaGGAAATGGTTGGAGTACCCTCGTAACGAAGAAGGAAATGACTATTGTGGACTAATGTTGTATGAAAGCCAGTCAATGTACAATGAAAAATGGGTGGATAGACCTTGTTCAGAAGAACGGCCATTTGTTTGCTACGATG GTAGAAAAAATGCCACTGCAACATACGTTCCAGTGTCTGAGCCGAAAAACTGGACAGATGCTCAAAGTTATTGCAGAGAACATTATTTAGACTTGGCCAGTGTGAGAAACCCTGAGGAGAACAAGGAGATCTTCCAAAGAACATCGGAAAGTATACAGATAAAATTATGGCATGGCATTTGGGGAGTTTGGATTGGAATATATAGAAACCTTACATGGTCAGACCAGAGCAAGTCATCTTTCACTTTCTGGAAACCTGGAGAGCCAGACAATGGAAAAGATTCTGTGTTAGACTTCCTGGATCAGCACTGTACAGCCGTCTCCTTCGGTAAATCTGGGGAATGGACAGATGAGAACTGCTTAACGGCTCTTCCTTTCATCTGCTACAGCT ATTCCTACACAGCAGGTGCCACTGTTAAACCATTACCCACTTCAGCCAGTGAACTTACAAGAGAAG TGATTAACACCACCAGACCTCATGCTACTCCAAACACTGAAACCAGTCCAGAAG TGATTAATCCTGACCCACCGACTTCCACCACATACAGTGACCTCAAACCACCAG GTCATGTGGTCATCCTGAATGTCAAGGTCAATGCTCAGAAAGATCTATCAACAACTTATATAGAGGAAGTGGTCCtggagagg CTTCAGGAGGAATTGAATCGCCTGGACATACAACATGAATTCACATTACATGTGAAAAGCATATATAAAATCACTccctga